The sequence CACGAACTCAAGACCGTCGGCGAATATGCCCTGCACCACCTTTTCAACTCCTTCATCAGCCAGGCCGACCAGAAGATCATACAGTGCATGACAGACCGCACCCGGCCCGAGGCCGAAGTCGAGTTGATCTGTGGTCCTGGCGTGGACCCCAACTTCGATCAGCTCATAGCCGCGCTGGGCCACATCGCGCGGCACAAGCCAAAACCCCTCATCGACACCATCATGCTCTGGCGCAAAGCGAAGAGCGAAGAGGCTGCAAAGCTACGAACGCAGCTGCAAAGCGTAGGTCAGATCAGCGCACCCTTCCTGTCGTCGTGCTGATATACAAAGGCCCGGCAAGCAAGTGCACCATCCCATCCCCATCTACCTCGACGAAACACAGAGTCGAGCCAACATCTGCCCGAGAACACGTCAACCACCTCGATCGCGGCAGGCGCCGAGCAACTGATCGCCCTACAGGATACCGTGACCCTCGCAGAGCAACGTTCGACTGTGTCCACTTATATCCTCTGTCGAGTGCTCATCGAGATCATGAGCCAAACTGATATCCAGAATCTGACTTTTGACATGGCCGATCGTCTGCTGGGCCTCTTCTATGGACAGCTCAACACGGTGGACCCTGATCTGGTTGAGATCTCCAACCTCAGCAAAGCTAACTACGCCATATTCAGCCAACTACTTGGTGTCCTTAGTGGACTCATATTCGATCCCGTACAGGAAAAGTTCATCGTCGACCTTAGAACCATAGATACCCAATTGTCCGTCAAGGGCCAGTACACACGCGACATCGAAAACAAAGGCGCACAGCTCATACGTGCTCTTCGCTACTTGAAAGTCAAGACTTATCCAGAGGAATCGTGGGACCGTACTTGCAATTTCATGATGTCTCTTGCGAAACTGTTTGTTAGCGCTCATGGCCACCCAATGAAGTACGCCTTTTGCCAGGTGCTGAGGGAGCTCTTGCTCCGGATTGCATCAAAAGCCTCTATCGAGACAAGCTCGCCCAAGTGGAAGCCAGTAGTCGACATGATGAGGCAGAGGGCTGCTGTGCTGCTCGGCAAACCTAAGCACTGGCACGAGGCCTTTCCTTTGATGTCCGCACTTTTGTGTGTCTCACCGACAGAGACGTTCACGGCGCAATGGTCTGCTCTAGCATTGTCAACACAGCCACGACTCAAAGAGCGTTTAACTCGACCCATTGCCCTGCGAGGCATATGCCAGTTGGTGTGGACTTACCTGTACAGGAAAGGTCCCGATCCACCAGCCACCGCCGTTCGCAAGCTGGACGACATCATTCGAATGATATTCCAACCTGGCCGGCGATCATATCTATCTACTGAACCTGCCATCGCCGAGCCCCTCATTCAGCTATCTAGGATCATTGGGTACAAGTACCAAGACCTTTGCTTTAAGACGATCATCTTTCCCTTACTCAATGCTGAAATGTTCGCTTCTGGTCGAGAACTGCGTGTCGAGAACTTGGAGCCTGACCGAATGGTACTAGGCATTCGCTCGTTCCTCGCAATAATGGCAGATCTGGAGAACCTGGAACAACCACCATTTCCGATCTCGTTCGACTATGACCCTAACGCAATTCTTTCAGAACCCTTGGCCCTTCCAGTCAGCCCGCGATCGCTACAGCATCTTCCTATCAAATCTTCGCTATTGAAGGAAGAGCGGCTGTCACGACCGGTCAACTTCAGTGGCTTCGCTGAAGTGGCAAAGGAATCGTATGTACGCTTTTGCAAAATACTGGGAGAGATTACAATCATCTGCGACAACACTTTTGGTGGTCAGGCAGTCCTGGATGAAAAATTCTCATTACAAACGCCCAAAACCCCAATGGCAGAGGCCTTCAGCTTTGGCCGTCGTGAAGATCACCAGGGTTCTGGAGACCTAAGACAAGGCTTCTACGACTTATTGCATGTTGCAGTACAAGCCTTACCTCGATGCTTGTCGCCACACATTCCCTTCAACTCGCTTGTCAACCTGTTGTGTACTGGTACCGCCCACGTGCAGAGCAACATCGCAATCTCTTCTGCACAATCGTTAAAGTCGATTGCCCGACAGTCACACGCACAACAAGTCACGATAGGTTTTGCTCGTTTCATCTTCAATTTTGATGACCGCTACGCGACTATGTCAGACGGCGGTATGCTCGGTGCTGGACACATCGAGAGTACGCTGAAGCTTTATGTGGAGCTACTGCAAATCTGGATTGAGGAAATCAAACAGAAGGCCCGAAAAGCAGCTCTTGACACGCCTGAAGAAGGCACGGGTAATCGAGCTGTACTCCTTGATCTCTCATCCGTGTGGACACATGTTGAGGAAGTCGAATCACACGGCCTCTTCTTTCTGTGTTCGCCCTCACGCCGTGTGCGATCTTACGCAGTCACTGTCCTGCGCCTCATTACTGAGTTCGACACGGCGCTAGGCGCTACCAACACTCGCATAATACGGGTTTTCGAGGGTAGTCCACAGAAGGTTATGGACATCAGTGACGAGAAACTGTCACTAGCCGAGCGAAGTCGCCTGCAGCGTGGCATGCGCAAAAGCAACGTGCAGAGTACCCTGGTGGAACTATGCAGCAGCGACGTTCCCTACGACTCTACGCTTTGGTTCAAGATCTTCCCGAACCTCGTGCGCATCAGCTTTGAAGTATGCCCATTCGCTGTTACCTTGACCCGCGACATTGTTTGTGCGAGACTCACGCAGATGCATCGAACCTTGCTTGCACTTGGCGATGGACCACGCGCTACTCCCTATTCACCCTTCGAGCCTGGCGGTGCAAGCAGAATCACTAACCGCTTAGCTTCAACTGCACCCGAAATCATCATTGAACAATGGAAGCTGTATTTGATCTTCGCCTTCACCACTTTGACAAACCCGGGCCAAGGcgctctggctctggcttCGAACCAAATGTCCCAGCACTCGCGGAAGAGTTCCAGATCATCGCAGAAAAGTACCAATAAGCTACACACAGCCAGCGAGCTTTTCGCCAAGGTTCTTCCAGCATTGTCAGTGGACAATAGCGCTGTCCGAGAGGCGGCTGTTATTGGTCTGGGCTCCATCAATATCAATTTGTATCGAACGCTCTTGGAGTCTTTACAAGGAATTGTCGCCGCATGCGCTGAAGAGGCTAAAACTAGGTTGGGAGCGCATACCAGGACACTGAGCAGCCCACGAAGGAACCAACGCACTGATCATCTTCGGACTGAGATCACACATGTGTACAAACTGACCTCTCAGTTTTTACGGCTCCCGGAGGCCTACAATGACGAATGGATTGTCAATAATCTCGTCAATTACACGAAAGATCTGAGAATTTTCCTCAGTGATGCTGAGGTGCAAAATGAGTGGGGCTTCCAGAAGCTTCGCACACATTATTGTGGCCTTGTGGAAGTACTGTTCGAAGGCATCAATCGGACAAACGACCCTCTGCAGTGGATGTCATTCCAAGCTCGCAAGGCGGCCTTTACGCTGATGGAGGAATGGTGTGGTTACTCAGCAGATCAACCTACCGTTCGTCAGCGGGAGGAGAACATGCGCAGATCGATGTTGGATCGCGCAGTTGATATGGGCAACAAGGGTATCGCAACGGCAGCCATGGAGATTGAGAAACGCGATCTTCGAACAGCAGCACTCAGTGCCATGGCTGCACTGTGTGGCGGTCCAGTCAGCATCACGACTGACAGCAAAGTCTTGATGCAATTCGATGTCCGTCGAATGCTCTCATGGATTGACAGCATCTTTGAAACTCCAAGTGATCGCACGCATGCAATCGGTCGCAGAGCGCTGTCGAACCTCATCATTCACAACCGCGAACATCCCTACCTTTTGGATCGGGCTATAGAGATGTGCTACCTCTCCAAATCCTCGAAAGCCTTGGCCAGCTACTTCGAGGTTGTTACGCAAGTACTCACGCACCGTGAAGACTACACATTGCCATTCTGGAAGGTTCTCAGTGCGGGTCTCTACACACTTGGACACGAGAACAGCGAGCTGCGCGTCAAATCTTCTCGTTTGCTAAGAACACTGGAAGGCCGAGAGCAGAAAAACTCAAAGCTGCAGGATCTTGACATCAGTATATCTGACAAAACCATCGCTGTATACAAACTGGCCCAGTTCGAGACCTCTCGTCGGCTTGCAAAGCAGCATTCAGAGCTTGCCTTCTTAGTATTCTCGCAGTTCTCGTACTACTTCAAGGAGCTACAGCCAGACCATCAGCGAAACATGGTTGCTGCGATGCTGCCCTGGATCCAGACCATCGAACTTCAAGTACAACCAGGCGGTGGTCCCACAGCCAACTCCTACATGCTCCTCGTCAATCTTTTCGAGATCACTGTCCGCTCAGGTAATGCACTTCACAATGAGATTCAAGCTCTTTGGCAAGCCCTGGCGACCGGTCCGTACGGAGGCAACGTACAACTAATTCTCGACTTTATTATCAATCTCTGCTTGGACAAGCGGGAGCAAAACTATGTCGATTTTTCGAAACAAATCGTGGTTCATCTGTCAAGTACCCCTGCTGGGCAGAAGGTCGTCGAGTTCTTGCTCCTTCAAATCAACCCACGCTCTCTAGTGAGCGAGAAACGAGAGCCCATACCGCCACCAGCAGATGCCGTCAATCTGCCTTATCTCGCCGACCTTAGCGCTCTACTCCCGAGCAGCAACAAACAAGTAAGTGCGCATGTGTTACTTTTGAGCCTCGTTTCTGACTAGCGTAGTCTGGCTTTGCTTTGGGCCAAGTTTGTCTGATTCTACTCGTTGATCTTATGGTATCTCCCATTGAACTCGCTAGCGAACACGTTCCGTTGCTGCTACAGGTCGTCCTTGTGCTCTGGGATCACTACACGCCCGTTGTCCAAGATCAGGCCCGAGAAATGCTGGTGCACCTCATACATGAATTAGTTATTTCAAAGATTGAGGACGACACACTAGGCATCGATAAGCGAGCTATCGAAGACTTTGTGGAAAGCATTCGCCAACACGACATCAAGGTTGTGTGGAACTATGATGATAAAAACAGCAAAGACACGGAAGACTCCAGCTCCAAAGTACCAGACTCCATGGAACACGTGTCAGGCGAAGTGCTGAAGTTTTTCACTCTTGCGTATCCAGGACTCAGGGAGGCATGGGGAAGGGTGGCATTGAATTGGGCTACCTCGTGTCCAGTCCGTCACCTGGCGTGCAGATCTTTCCAATTATTTCGGTGCATTCTCAGCTCTTTAGATCAACAGATGCTCTCCGATATGTTGGCCAGGCTCTCCAACACCATCTCAGATGAAGAGAGCGACATTCAAACCTTTTCCATGGAAATATTAACAACACTACGCGCCATCATTGAAGCTCTGGCCCCAGAAGACCTGATTCAGTATCCTCAGCTATTCTGGACGACTTGCGCTTGTCTGGACACAATTCACGAAGGCGAGTTCCTGGAGAGTCTGCTCATGCTTGACAAGTTTCTCGACAAGCTCGACCTTGGTGACCTTACAGTGCTGCAAATACTCGAAGACAGCTGCCCTGAGAAGTGGGAGGGCAACTTCGAGGGTCTTGCCCAACTCACCTTCAAGGGCATTCGATCAAGTATTTGTCTTGACCGATCGTTGCGAATCCTCAACAGGCTCGTCGTGCTGCCTTCGAGTCGTATTGTTGGCGACGACACGCGACTTGTGTACACAATACTTGCCAACTTGCCCAGATTTATCCGATCTTTCGAAACAATCAAGAGAGATCCTGGTGTCAAAGCTACTGCTGAGGTCTTGGCTTGTGTGGCTGAAGAGCAATATCAGTGCACTCCCCTTGCTGACGCGCTCACTTCGTTCGCGTTGAAACGATATCGTCAGGAAACAGACTTCCTGTCACAAACCTTATCGGCACTTCGGGCAGCTTACTTTCCCGATCTTGAGTTAGGTAGTCTGATCTTCCTGCTAAGCCTCCTCACCAACAAGATCGATTGGATGAAAATTAACACCATGGAGGTACTGTGCATCTTGATACCAGAGATCGAGATGCGCAAACCAGAGATAGCTTCCAAGGGGCCCGACCTCGTCTCTCCTCTCCTGCGATTGCTCCAGACTGAGTTTTGTCCACAAGCTTTACGAGTGCTTGACTTTGTCATCAATCTGAGCATGACGAACGCCCCAACGCCATTCGAAAAGCAGCATATACGTATGAGCATGGCTGGATCACACTCGACCAGAGGCTACAAGAAGCAGTTTGAAAAAACCCAGTCGTTATATGGCATTCCAGAGGAGAGTGGGTGGTCGATACCAATGCCTGCTCATCACTCGCACCTGACGAGAGCGAACGTACATGCTGTTTTCTACACTTGCGGTAACCTCCAAGGGGCCGACGTACCCGAAGCAGCCACGCCAAAGATCGAGTTCCGTGCAGACGAGTTCCCCTTCAGCCCGTTGTCAGATTATCGTACAGCAACGATGACTTCCGAAGACACACGTGGCGAGGGCCACATTGGTGATTTGGTCATGAAGTTGGACAGTCTGGATGACTTtttcgacgacgacgacgatgacgatgatgacaACGAGACACTCACCGACTTACCCAACTTCACATCAAGTCACTACCAACCTCATAGCTCTTACAACAATAACACGCTGAACACACGGGAAAATCTCTACGACCAGCAAACAGCACCAATTCTGCTCAAATCACTGACACGCAACGCGAGCGTGACCTCTTTCCAGTCAGGCTTCAGCTCCGATCACGTAAAGCTTTCACCCGCACGGGATCCCGGCGTGATGACACCGGGTGCTTTTAGCTCATTCACATCCACCCCCACCGCCCCTGGGCCAACAAGCGCACCCCGTCCAGGACTCCACGCCCGATCCGCAACCTCGCCTTCTGCACCGAACCAGATGCAGCACGTCTCACCTTCGCTCTCCACCACTGCGCTCGACGAGATTGGCGAGTCTTTCTCAGACGACGACATACGTTTAGTCAATGCAGACCGCACATTCAGTCTTGAGAACATGGCCAAGCCCGTTACGCAGGATACAAGAAGCCGGATACGGAACGGTATGAGGAGACTTActggtggcggcggtgaCGCAAAGGAGAGCACAAAGACAAGAGAAGCAATCAAGCAGGCACTGCAAAAAAGCCCACAGGTTCCAAAAGTTCCGGACATTTATCTTCACAATTCGAAGAGTTCGGATTTATAGCAACGATTGAGCTTCCTTGGGTTGAATTAGCTCATTCTCCGAAGGAAGCTCAGGGATTAAGATTCATGCCAATGTACAAATGGCAGAACAGGCACACTCACCGTTAGTGAGCTTGAGGGAGGACAATTTTCGGCACTGATTCCTTGCAGAAAGATAGATACCAGGTTACAGTAACAACCACTGCAATATAACATGTAATCCAACCCATCGTAATCCACGTTCTGAGAACACTCAGCCGCGAAAACAGTCTCCCCATACCGAGACGCTCGTCAAACCCGTGTCTATACACAGATCCTTGTCAACGCTCCCTTTCCATCCCCCAGACACTCACATCTCCTTTCCCACTTCCCACTTCCCCTTTCCCCTACGCTGCTTCCACCGAATATCCCTCGCCCATCCATGCATGACTCCAGTTCGCACTACCATCCCTTTCCCTCGTCTCGCGGTACAAGAACACATCCCCAATGTAAATTACAGTTCCATCGGTCCGCACGTACTCTCCGGCTGGCACGTTCCACGGTTGTCTAGGCAGGACTGCGCTATCGTCTTCAGGGCGGGGTCAGCGAGTAAGTGAGtgagtggtggtggtggaggtggataTCTGAGATGTGGGGTTGTACTTACGGAGGTTGAGGTGTGCGAGGGACTTGTGGATGTCgttggtggaggtggtggaggtggaagtagaggtagaggcgGAGAGGGAAGTAGAGGTGGAGGGTGACATGGTCGTGAAGTGGTTTGCTGGGCTTTGAACTGTGGAGATGATGCTTGAGAGATAGATAGAGCGGGGTGGTGTGAATGGGATGTTTTTGTGTATAGATGAGTTTATATCATCTCTGTGTTGTGCATTAAAACATATGGTTTATGGTAAAAAAAATATAGGGTCTCTTTCACTTGGTTGGAAGGGTCTCTCTGCTCTGATTTAGGAGTCTCTCTGCTTCGATTGAGGGGTCTCCCCGTATGATTTACTTTGTTAGGGTCTTTTTGCATGGGCGTGTAGGGTCTCTTCATCTCTCATGGCCATACTCGTTTGCTACAGGACTCTGCTTGCCACAGTTCATGGCCTGTGACGCGCAGGGGCGGCACGACTAGCTCTTGCGCTCATCGGCAAATTTTGACTTCTGCTACGCCAAGAACCAGCCTGCTTAGTTGGGAGGGTCTCTGGATTGTAGAGTTTTGGAAGCATTAGACTATGCCAGGCGTATCCGCTTGCTCCACCTCATTACATATTCACGGCCCAATCAAGTAGCTGGAATCTTACACTCCTAAAAATCTGTACATATGCTTTCCAAACTATAAAAGACGCCAGGAGCTTGCTTCGATGGTGGCTGAAACACGCGCGCCGATGAGGGCGCGCCACCTAATCGCGACAAGAGCATAAGAGTCCTGTGCAGATAGGCCCAATACGGGGGATTTTCCTTCCGCACCGCGAGGGGTCTCTTTCCACAGACCGGGATTGTAGTGGTTCGGCTATTGCAGGACTCAAAGAGACCCGTCTATCAGATCCAATCACGCGGGGGCTGTGCGGCCCAATGGCCAGGGTCTATGGAATTCATAAGCACACCATGCCCCGACGACCACAAGTACACCACACATTTGCAATCACCCATTGTTGGTGACTTCGGTCAACCTAACATATCGTATGTAAATCCACCCTAACTCGAGTCGCATGTTCACCCCGATTAGTATCTTGAGCTGATTGTAGCGCGAGGCTACTAGCCTCGCGCTGTCCCAATCTCGCCAGCGCAGCATGATCATCTAAACTGTATCCTTTGGAGCGACCAACCGCGTGAGGAGCAATGGCCCAGCGACTGGTTTCTGGATGCTGTAATCGAGTCTAGTAACCTAGGCCTGGATTCGGTTAATTTCTCGACACTGAGTACAGATCTGCAACTTATGACTACACCCTCTTCTTCTGACAAGTATTTCTTCTCTGCTCCAGCTCAAGCAGAACAACATGCTGGGGCTGCTTTCGAAAAATTTCAAGCATATTCGTTTCCAACGGAACAATCTGCGTCGGTAATCGACACTCTTCCTGCTCCGGTCTCAGCAACGTCGTGCAGCTCGTCTTCCAGAGATGTTTCCGAAGCAATCTTCGACTCATCACCAGAAGTTCTCCCGCGTGCTCCTCTTCGTTACTTTTGCGACAAGCCTGACTGCTCGAAGGGGTTCGCACTTCAGCAGCAACTGCGGTAAGCGTCTCACAATCTGTTCTGTAGCACATTCTATGTATTTGATACATGCCCTAATCAGCGCACAGAAGCCATGCAAAGACACAcaaagataaggaatatGCTTGCGATGAATGTCCTGCCCGGTACCCTCACTCGAAAAACCTACGAGACCACAGGCAGAGCATGCACGAAGGCAAACGATACAAGTGCGACGTCGAAGGATGCGAAAAGATGATAAAGCACAAGAAGAATCTTAAAAGACACAAAGAGAAGAAGCATGGGGTTGCCTCTAGATTTTCAGTCCGAACTTATTGAAAATCCATAGGCAATCCCGG is a genomic window of Ascochyta rabiei chromosome 16, complete sequence containing:
- a CDS encoding Cell morphogenesis protein PAG1; translated protein: MSASHSHAQARQALSREPSVTRGRISSRTRAPGIALPSSTSANSSPDGALDRKPSHSYAHNRNTSIVHGVQHSRNTSFVNSPATSPLSPHAQLLAGLDGAVMSQDTITAAFSAHGVTAGAGAANVFTAAGLPSAPGDSSSTTSSAQRKPERAPSRSSRKGHVHHRSQSRHHQHNHELKTVGEYALHHLFNSFISQADQKIIQCMTDRTRPEAEVELICGPGVDPNFDQLIAALGHIARHKPKPLIDTIMLWRKAKSEEAAKLRTQLQSARQASAPSHPHLPRRNTESSQHLPENTSTTSIAAGAEQLIALQDTVTLAEQRSTVSTYILCRVLIEIMSQTDIQNLTFDMADRLLGLFYGQLNTVDPDLVEISNLSKANYAIFSQLLGVLSGLIFDPVQEKFIVDLRTIDTQLSVKGQYTRDIENKGAQLIRALRYLKVKTYPEESWDRTCNFMMSLAKLFVSAHGHPMKYAFCQVLRELLLRIASKASIETSSPKWKPVVDMMRQRAAVLLGKPKHWHEAFPLMSALLCVSPTETFTAQWSALALSTQPRLKERLTRPIALRGICQLVWTYLYRKGPDPPATAVRKLDDIIRMIFQPGRRSYLSTEPAIAEPLIQLSRIIGYKYQDLCFKTIIFPLLNAEMFASGRELRVENLEPDRMVLGIRSFLAIMADLENLEQPPFPISFDYDPNAILSEPLALPVSPRSLQHLPIKSSLLKEERLSRPVNFSGFAEVAKESYVRFCKILGEITIICDNTFGGQAVLDEKFSLQTPKTPMAEAFSFGRREDHQGSGDLRQGFYDLLHVAVQALPRCLSPHIPFNSLVNLLCTGTAHVQSNIAISSAQSLKSIARQSHAQQVTIGFARFIFNFDDRYATMSDGGMLGAGHIESTLKLYVELLQIWIEEIKQKARKAALDTPEEGTGNRAVLLDLSSVWTHVEEVESHGLFFLCSPSRRVRSYAVTVLRLITEFDTALGATNTRIIRVFEGSPQKVMDISDEKLSLAERSRLQRGMRKSNVQSTLVELCSSDVPYDSTLWFKIFPNLVRISFEVCPFAVTLTRDIVCARLTQMHRTLLALGDGPRATPYSPFEPGGASRITNRLASTAPEIIIEQWKLYLIFAFTTLTNPGQGALALASNQMSQHSRKSSRSSQKSTNKLHTASELFAKVLPALSVDNSAVREAAVIGLGSININLYRTLLESLQGIVAACAEEAKTRLGAHTRTLSSPRRNQRTDHLRTEITHVYKLTSQFLRLPEAYNDEWIVNNLVNYTKDLRIFLSDAEVQNEWGFQKLRTHYCGLVEVLFEGINRTNDPLQWMSFQARKAAFTLMEEWCGYSADQPTVRQREENMRRSMLDRAVDMGNKGIATAAMEIEKRDLRTAALSAMAALCGGPVSITTDSKVLMQFDVRRMLSWIDSIFETPSDRTHAIGRRALSNLIIHNREHPYLLDRAIEMCYLSKSSKALASYFEVVTQVLTHREDYTLPFWKVLSAGLYTLGHENSELRVKSSRLLRTLEGREQKNSKLQDLDISISDKTIAVYKLAQFETSRRLAKQHSELAFLVFSQFSYYFKELQPDHQRNMVAAMLPWIQTIELQVQPGGGPTANSYMLLVNLFEITVRSGNALHNEIQALWQALATGPYGGNVQLILDFIINLCLDKREQNYVDFSKQIVVHLSSTPAGQKVVEFLLLQINPRSLVSEKREPIPPPADAVNLPYLADLSALLPSSNKQSGFALGQVCLILLVDLMVSPIELASEHVPLLLQVVLVLWDHYTPVVQDQAREMLVHLIHELVISKIEDDTLGIDKRAIEDFVESIRQHDIKVVWNYDDKNSKDTEDSSSKVPDSMEHVSGEVLKFFTLAYPGLREAWGRVALNWATSCPVRHLACRSFQLFRCILSSLDQQMLSDMLARLSNTISDEESDIQTFSMEILTTLRAIIEALAPEDLIQYPQLFWTTCACLDTIHEGEFLESLLMLDKFLDKLDLGDLTVLQILEDSCPEKWEGNFEGLAQLTFKGIRSSICLDRSLRILNRLVVLPSSRIVGDDTRLVYTILANLPRFIRSFETIKRDPGVKATAEVLACVAEEQYQCTPLADALTSFALKRYRQETDFLSQTLSALRAAYFPDLELGSLIFLLSLLTNKIDWMKINTMEVLCILIPEIEMRKPEIASKGPDLVSPLLRLLQTEFCPQALRVLDFVINLSMTNAPTPFEKQHIRMSMAGSHSTRGYKKQFEKTQSLYGIPEESGWSIPMPAHHSHLTRANVHAVFYTCGNLQGADVPEAATPKIEFRADEFPFSPLSDYRTATMTSEDTRGEGHIGDLVMKLDSLDDFFDDDDDDDDDNETLTDLPNFTSSHYQPHSSYNNNTLNTRENLYDQQTAPILLKSLTRNASVTSFQSGFSSDHVKLSPARDPGVMTPGAFSSFTSTPTAPGPTSAPRPGLHARSATSPSAPNQMQHVSPSLSTTALDEIGESFSDDDIRLVNADRTFSLENMAKPVTQDTRSRIRNGMRRLTGGGGDAKESTKTREAIKQALQKSPQVPKVPDIYLHNSKSSDL